The DNA region GGATGCCATCAGTTCCTCCTCAGGCTTCGCTTCACCCCGCAACAACCTTCAGCAATAACCAAGGTTCCTATCCCGAGACCTGCTCAAGCTTCCGCCAGCTAAGCTTGGCAGCAACCCGGACTTGTGTCCCGCGTTGGTCGACATTCGACCTTGGTAGAGGTCCGCGTTCGCTCCGGTTGGCCCGGGAGCCCGGCGACTTGTTCCGGGCGGACGGCGCCGCCGCGCGGCACGAGAGAAGGGTTTTCGCGTATGACGAACCGCAACATGGTCAAGGGTACCGTTCCGAACGACCCGGTGACGCAGCCGAACACGCCACCGCTGCCGCCGATGCCCGCGCCGGAGGACTCCGCCACGCCGACCACCCGCGAGGAGCCGACGGATTCGCCGCACCTGAATGCCAGTCTCAAGCGCGACGCGCCCCCTCCCGGCGGCCAGGGCCTCTCGACGAAGCGCTGAGTCGGGCGAGAAGGTCTCAGGTCTCACGCCCGCGCGTGAGGCGCGTCAGGCCCGCGACGAGAAGGGCGATCGCCAGGATCGTGACGATCCCGGCCACCGTCAGGATCCGCTGGATGAGCGGCGTGTAGACACCGCGTGCGGCATCGTAGCCGTAGCAGAGCAGGGTGAGCCGGTCGGTGATGCTGCCGACCCGGCCCTCGCCGGCCTCGGTCAGGGCGAGGCGGAGGTCACGCCCGGTCAGCGCGAGGGGCGACAGCACCCGGGCCACCCGGCCGTCGGCGGCGAGAAGAAGCGCCGCTGCGGGATGCGCGAAGCTGTCGGTCCCGGCATCGTAGACCGCCTTGTAGCCCAGCGCACCGGTAAGGCGCGCGAGCGCGCCGTCCGACACGATGAGCGCCCGGGGTCGGACCGACTTCGCCCGGTCCCCGAGGGTCTCCGCCAGCATGCGGCGCGCGGCCGCGGCGTCGTCGCGCGGGTCGATCCCGACGAGCACGAGGGCGTAGTCGTCGGACGGCAGGCCCGTGGCTGCCAGGGCGTCCGCCGATAGGGACAGCATCGGGTCGCAGACATTCCCGCAGGTGTAATCCACCGGCAGCAGCAGGGCCGCGCGGCCTCCCAGCGCCTGCCCCAGAGTGGTCGGCCGGTCGGTGCGCGCGTCGGTGACGGCGAGGTCGAGCGGGGCCTGAGCACCTGGAGGCGGCGCGACCGCGACGCGGGCGAGGTCGGCCTGGACGAGGCGGGCCGCGGCCGGTCCCGGCGCCAGACCGAGGCCCAGCGCCAGCAGGGCGCCCAGACCACACCGACAGGTTGCGTCAGGCGCGGGGCTGGACAAGTGCCTGACGAACCGCATGGATAAGCGGGCCCGTCCGGCCCCGCCGTCCTGGGCGTGAGACCCGTCGCGGAGCCCCCGAATGACCCTCGACACCGAGGTTTCCTCCCTGAAGCAGGTGCCGCTCTTCCGCGAGGTGGAGCCGGCGCGCCTGAAGCTTCTCGCCTTCACCAGCGAGCGGGTGCATTTCGAGCCGGGGCAGCGCTTCTTCGCCCGCGGCGACGTCGCGGATGCGGCCTACGTGATCCTCTCGGGCACGGCGGATGTCAGCATCGACGGTCCGGCCGGGCCGGTGCGGCTGGCGCTGCTCGGCCAGGACGCCCTCGTCGGCGAGATGGGCATCCTGGCCGAGCAGCCCCGCTCCGCCACTGTGACGGCGCAATCCGCGGTGACCGCGCTGCGCATCGACCGCGGCGTGTTCCTGGAACTCCTGGCACAGTTTCCACAGATCAGCATCGCCCTGATGCGCGTGCTGGCGCTGCGGCTGGAGCAGACCAATCAGGCGCTGGCCGAGAGCCGGAGCTGATCATACCGCGTAGGTGATGAACTCCAGGAGCGAGCCGTCCGGATCCCGGAAGTAGACGCTGATCCCGGTGCCCGCGGCGCCGTGCCGCTCGACCGGGCCGAGTTCCACCGGGACCCCGGCGGCCTCGAGATGCGCGATCGCGGTCTCGATCGCGCCCGACCAGCGGAAGCACAGGTCGCTGTTGCCCGGCTGGACAGGTGTCGCTGCCACGGGCACGGCCTCGACGCCCGGGCCGTGGCAGTTGAGCTGGACGCCGCCGAACCGGTAGGCGAAGCCGGGGCCGCGCTCGATGATCTCGGCACCCACCACGTCCCGGTAGAACGCGTTGGAGCGCGCCCAGTCGCTGACGTGGATCACGCAGTGATCGAGGTGGATCGCCGGGCTGAGCGGGACATCGGCAGCGACTGTCGCCTCGGTCGGAAGAGTTTCGGTCTCGGGCATCGTTGACCTCCGCGCCGGGCGCAATAGAGCGCCTCTGCGATTCAGAATTAGGGCACAACCGTGGCCGTGGGAGCGGCCCGCGCGCGGCTCGCTGCGGCGGAAAAGCTACATCGTCACCGGCGCGGAGACGGTAGGCATGGCGCGACGACCGTATCCCGCACGACAGGACCTATGATCGCCACGCTTCCCTCGGCCTGGAGCCGCCTGCGCCGGATCGTTCTCTCGCGAATCCTCCTCGCCGTCGTGGCGATCGCGCCCCTCGCGGCCTGCCAGACCCGTCCGGTCCAGGTCGCCCAGGACGACGAGGCGGCGTGGTACGTCGGCAGCAAGCCCGACAAGCCCTTCGACATTCCGCTTGTCGATACCCAGCGCCTCGATCCGAAGTACCGCCGCCAGCAGGTGAGCTACAACGGCCCCGAGCAGCCCGGGACGATCGTGGTCGACATCGACAAGCGTCAGCTCGTCCTCGTCCAGGCCGACGGCACGGCGATGCAATACGGTGTCGGTGTCGGCAAGGCCGGCTTCTCGTGGAAGGGCGAGGCACGGGTCGGGCGCAAGGGCGTATGGCCGGACTGGAGCCCGACCGTCACGATGGTCTCGCTGCATCCCGACCTGCCGCGCACCCGCAAGGGCGGCCTCGACAACCCCCTCGGCGCGCGCGCCCTCTACCTCTACCAGGGCAACCGCGACATCCTGTTCCGCATCCACGGTACCAACGAGCCCTGGAGCATCGGCGAGCAGATGTCGTCGGGCTGCGTCCGGATGCTGAACGAGGATATCGCCGACCTGTACGAGCGCGTGCCGGTAGGCACCCGCGTCCTCATCAAGCGCAACGGCAAGTACCGGACCTGATCGGACGGGGCGCGGATTCCTGGCCGGTCAGCCGGCCGGCGTCCCCGCGGCGGACGCATCGCGGACCTCGCCGGAAACCCGCTTGGCGAGGCGGTCCAGAGCCGCTCGATCCAGATCGCCCCGATCCGGGCCGCCGAGGGCCGCGGCCGGCTCGCCCGGTCGACCGTCCGGCGCCATGCCGTCGCTGGCCAGCACCGCGGCGGTGGTCAGGCCCGGTCCGGTCCTGTCGGTCGGCCGTTCCGGGCCGATCGCGAAACCGGCCCAGACGAGGAGCGCCGCGCACAGGGCCAAGCTGGCCAGCAGGGTCTTGAGAAAGGTCATGTTTCATAACGAGCGGCTCCGGGCCGTCGTTCCGTTGCCAAGCTTGGCCCAGGCGGGCGGAACGCTTTGGCAACCACGGCGGTCGAAACTCGGCATCGCGCTCGCGAGGCCGATTCGGTCGCCCGGCAAATTCGCCACATTGGCCGGGCACCGTCGCGGCCTCGACGCCCCCGTCACCAGCTTACTCGCCACGCGCGTGGACATTCCCACTATGATCAGACCGATGCTCGCCCTGCTCCTCCTCTGCGGCCCCGCGGCCGCGGCCGGGACGGTCAGCGGCCCCGCGACCGTGATCGACGGTGACACGATCGAGGTGCAGGGTACGCGTATCAACCTCTACGGTATCGACGCTCCCGAGACCGCGCAGCGCTGCGAAACCGCCAATGGCCAGGAGTATCGCTGCGGCAGCGAGGCCGCGCAGGCCCTGCGCGCGCGGATCGGCAGCGGCGCGGTCACGTGCGAGCGGCGGGAGGGCGGCGTGCCCGGTCGCGTCACCGGGATCTGCCACGTCCACGGCGAGGACCTGTCCGCCTGGATGGTCGGGCAGGGGCTGGCGCTGGCCAACCGTCAAGTGACGGCTCCCTATATCCGCCAGGAGGGCCACGCCTGGGCGACCCGCCGCGGCATCTGGGCCGGCACCTTCGAGAAGCCGGCCGACTGGCGCCAGGACCGGCGCCGAGTCGAGGCCGCGGCCGGCACGAGCGCGGCCGACTAGCCGCTCCGGCGGCTCAGGCCGTCGCGTCCTGTCCCTCGGTGAATTCCCGCCAGAGCAGGACCAGGGCGGCCATCACGGCCGGCCCGAGGAACAGGCCGAGGAGCCCGAAGGTCTCGACGCCGCCGAGGATGCCGAGGAGCACCCACAGGAAGGGCAGCTTGGTCGTGCCGCCGATCAGCGCCGGGCGGATGAAGTGGTCGGCCACGAAGGTCACGACGAAGCCCGCCGCCGCCACCACGAGAGCCGCTTTCACCGACCCGGCCGCCACCAGGAGGAGCGCCGCGATCGCGATGGCCACGGCGGCGCCGAACGGGATCATCGCCGCGACCGCCGTGAAGGCGCCGAGCAGGACCGGGTGGGGCACGCCCGCGAAGTGGTAGACGATCCCGAGCACGAAGCCCTCGCCGAGGCCGACCAGCACCAGCCCGTCGACCGTGCCGTGCACCGAGGCCACCATCTGGCGGGCGACGCGCTCGCCGCGCGGCCCGAACAGCCGGTGGCAGGCGGTGAGCGACTGGTCCCGCACCGTCCGCCAGTCGCGGAACAGGAAGAACAGCGCCACGAGGCTGAAGCCGAACAGGACGATGCGGTGCAGCACCTCGCGGCCGACATTGCGGGAGGCCCCGAGCACCGAGTGGTTCTCGAACCGGCGCAGCAGATCGGAGCCCGCCTGCGCGTGGCCGAGATTGTCGTTCCACCACGCGGTCGCCTGCGCGGCGCCGTAGGGCAGGTGCTGCAGGAATTCCGGCGCCGGCACCCCGTTCGCCTCGGCGTTCCGAACGAACTCGGCCACGTCGTGGGCCTCGCGGGCGGCCTGGATGCCGAGGATCGCGAGCGGCGCCAGGAAGACCAGCGCCACGGCCGCGGTCATCAGCGTGGGCAGGAGGATGTTGTGCTTGCCCGGCGGGAAACGGTGCTCGAGCCGCTGGTAGACCGGCCAGAGGGCGATCGCCAGGACCACCGCCCAGGCGAGCGCCGGCAGGAACTCGTGCAGGATCCAGAGGCCGAGCGCCGTCAGGGTCAGGACCAGCAGGACCCGGGCCGCTCCCTGGGAGCGCGCGCGCTCCTGCGGCGGCAGGGGCGGCGTCTCGACGCGCGCCGGCGGAGCGGCGGGCTTGGTGATCGGTGGCATCCGTCTGGTCTCCTGAGGACGCGCCTCGTCTCGCCGTCAAGCTAGGGCCGGCGCGTCCGGAGCGTACGCGCGTCCCCGCACCCGGCGGCGCACGCCTGTGGACAGGCGCTGAAACGCCGGGGAAGCGCCGCGGTTGCCGCTTCTGACACCCTCGTGTAGAGGTCGCCGCCATTCGACCGGGCCGCGTTCCAGGGCCCGTCCACGCGTAGGGCGGCCGCGCGAGGCGCTTGCGCCGGGCCGCCCGGGCGGCGAGGGGGCTCCCGCACGACCGATCCGGAACTCGAACAGCCCGCG from Methylobacterium sp. NMS14P includes:
- a CDS encoding electron transporter, with translation MRFVRHLSSPAPDATCRCGLGALLALGLGLAPGPAAARLVQADLARVAVAPPPGAQAPLDLAVTDARTDRPTTLGQALGGRAALLLPVDYTCGNVCDPMLSLSADALAATGLPSDDYALVLVGIDPRDDAAAARRMLAETLGDRAKSVRPRALIVSDGALARLTGALGYKAVYDAGTDSFAHPAAALLLAADGRVARVLSPLALTGRDLRLALTEAGEGRVGSITDRLTLLCYGYDAARGVYTPLIQRILTVAGIVTILAIALLVAGLTRLTRGRET
- a CDS encoding cyclic nucleotide-binding domain-containing protein produces the protein MTLDTEVSSLKQVPLFREVEPARLKLLAFTSERVHFEPGQRFFARGDVADAAYVILSGTADVSIDGPAGPVRLALLGQDALVGEMGILAEQPRSATVTAQSAVTALRIDRGVFLELLAQFPQISIALMRVLALRLEQTNQALAESRS
- a CDS encoding VOC family protein, translating into MPETETLPTEATVAADVPLSPAIHLDHCVIHVSDWARSNAFYRDVVGAEIIERGPGFAYRFGGVQLNCHGPGVEAVPVAATPVQPGNSDLCFRWSGAIETAIAHLEAAGVPVELGPVERHGAAGTGISVYFRDPDGSLLEFITYAV
- a CDS encoding L,D-transpeptidase, with product MIATLPSAWSRLRRIVLSRILLAVVAIAPLAACQTRPVQVAQDDEAAWYVGSKPDKPFDIPLVDTQRLDPKYRRQQVSYNGPEQPGTIVVDIDKRQLVLVQADGTAMQYGVGVGKAGFSWKGEARVGRKGVWPDWSPTVTMVSLHPDLPRTRKGGLDNPLGARALYLYQGNRDILFRIHGTNEPWSIGEQMSSGCVRMLNEDIADLYERVPVGTRVLIKRNGKYRT
- a CDS encoding thermonuclease family protein, encoding MIRPMLALLLLCGPAAAAGTVSGPATVIDGDTIEVQGTRINLYGIDAPETAQRCETANGQEYRCGSEAAQALRARIGSGAVTCERREGGVPGRVTGICHVHGEDLSAWMVGQGLALANRQVTAPYIRQEGHAWATRRGIWAGTFEKPADWRQDRRRVEAAAGTSAAD
- a CDS encoding AI-2E family transporter: MPPITKPAAPPARVETPPLPPQERARSQGAARVLLVLTLTALGLWILHEFLPALAWAVVLAIALWPVYQRLEHRFPPGKHNILLPTLMTAAVALVFLAPLAILGIQAAREAHDVAEFVRNAEANGVPAPEFLQHLPYGAAQATAWWNDNLGHAQAGSDLLRRFENHSVLGASRNVGREVLHRIVLFGFSLVALFFLFRDWRTVRDQSLTACHRLFGPRGERVARQMVASVHGTVDGLVLVGLGEGFVLGIVYHFAGVPHPVLLGAFTAVAAMIPFGAAVAIAIAALLLVAAGSVKAALVVAAAGFVVTFVADHFIRPALIGGTTKLPFLWVLLGILGGVETFGLLGLFLGPAVMAALVLLWREFTEGQDATA